In Ovis aries strain OAR_USU_Benz2616 breed Rambouillet chromosome 14, ARS-UI_Ramb_v3.0, whole genome shotgun sequence, a single genomic region encodes these proteins:
- the LOC101116249 gene encoding chymotrypsinogen B, with amino-acid sequence MAPLWLLSCFALVGAAFGCGVPAIQPVLSGLARIVNGEDAVPGSWPWQVSLQDSTGFHFCGGSLISEDWVVTAAHCGVTTSDVVVAGEFDQGSQTENTQVLKIGKVFKNPKFSILTVRNDITLLKLATPAQFSETVSAVCLPSTDEDFPAGMLCATTGWGKTKYNALKTPDKLQQATLPIVSNTDCKKYWGSRVTDVMICAGASGVSSCMGDSGGPLVCQKDGVWTLAGIVSWGSSTCSTSTPAVYARVTALMPWVQETLAAN; translated from the exons ATGGCCCCTCTCTGGCTCCTCTCCTGTTTTGCCCTTGTAGGGGCCGCCTTCG GCTGCGGGGTCCCCGCCATCCAGCCTGTGCTGAGTGGCCTCGCCAGGATCGTCAACGGGGAGGACGCCGTGCCCGGCTCCTGGCCCTGGCAGGTGTCCCTGCAG GACAGCACCGGCTTCCACTTCTGCGGGGGCTCGCTCATCAGCGAGGACTGGGTGGTCACTGCCGCCCACTGCGGGGTCAC AACCTCCGACGTGGTTGTGGCTGGGGAGTTTGATCAGGGCTCACAGACCGAGAACACCCAGGTCCTGAAGATTGGCAAG GTTTTCAAGAACCCCAAGTTCAGCATTCTCACGGTCCGCAATGACATCACCCTGCTGAAGCTGGCCACGCCCGCGCAGTTCTCAGAGACCGTGTCGGCTGTGTGCCTGCCCAGCACTGacgaggacttccctgctgggaTGCTGTGCGCCACCACAGGCTGGGGCAAGACCAAGTACAACG CCCTCAAGACCCCTGACAAGCTGCAGCAGGCCACCCTGCCCATCGTGTCCAACACCGACTGCAAGAAGTACTGGGGCAGCAGGGTCACCGACGTGATGATCTGTGCGGGGGCCAGCGGCGTCTCCTCCTGCATG GGCGACTCTGGCGGCCCCCTGGTCTGCCAGAAGGACGGAGTCTGGACCCTGGCGGGCATCGTGTCCTGGGGCAGCAGCACGTGCTCCACATCCACGCCCGCTGTGTACGCCCGCGTCACTGCACTTATGCCGTgggtgcaggagaccctggctgcCAACTGA
- the LOC114112429 gene encoding chymotrypsinogen A: MNFLWLLSCCALLGTAFGCGVPAIQPVLSGLARIVNGEEAVPGSWPWQVSLQDRTGFHFCGGSLINANWVVTAAHCGVTTSDVVVAGEFDQGSSSESIQKLKIAKVFKNSNYNSLTINNDITLLKLSTAASFSQTVSAVCLPSASDNFAAGTMCVTTGWGLTRYTNANTPDRLQQASLPLLSNTNCKRYWGTKITNAMICAGASGVSSCMGDSGGPLVCKKNGAWTLVGIVSWGSSTCSTSTPGVYARVTALVNWVQQTLAAN; the protein is encoded by the exons ATGAACTTCCTCTGGCTTCTCTCCTGCTGCGCCCTCCTGGGCACAGCCTTTG gCTGCGGGGTCCCCGCCATCCAGCCTGTGCTGAGTGGCCTCGCCAGGATCGTCAACGGGGAAGAAGCTGTCCCCGGCTCCTGGCCCTGGCAGGTGTCCCTGCAG GACAGGACCGGCTTCCACTTCTGCGGGGGCTCGCTCATCAACGCGAACTGGGTGGTCACCGCCGCCCACTGCGGTGTCAC AACCTCCGATGTGGTCGTGGCTGGGGAGTTTGACCAGGGCTCAAGCTCTGAGAGCATCCAGAAGCTGAAGATTGCCAAG gttttcAAGAACTCCAACTACAACTCGTTAACCATCAACAACGACATCACCCTGCTGAAGCTGTCCACGGCTGCGAGCTTCTCCCAGACTGTGTCCGCTGTGTGCCTGCCCAGCGCCAGTGACAACTTCGCCGCCGGGACGATGTGCGTCACCACAGGCTGGGGCCTGACCCGATACACCA aTGCCAACACCCCTGACCGGCTGCAGCAGGCATCCCTGCCcctcctgtccaacaccaactgcAAGAGATACTGGGGCACTAAGATCACCAACGCCATGATCTGTGCGGGTGCCAGCGGTGTCTCCTCCTGCATG GGCGACTCTGGCGGCCCCCTGGTCTGCAAGAAGAATGGAGCCTGGACCCTGGTGGGCATCGTATCCTGGGGCAGCAGCACGTGCTCCACGTCCACCCCCGGCGTGTATGCCCGCGTCACTGCTCTCGTCAACTGGGTGCAGCAGACCCTGGCCGCCAACTGA
- the LOC101117443 gene encoding chymotrypsinogen B — MALLWVVLGFFLFGSSFGCGVPAIDPVLSGLSRIVNGEDAVPGSWPWQVSLQTSSGFHFCGGSLISEDWVVTAAHCRVRKGHLVVAGVSDQGSEEEAGQVLRVAEVFEHPQWDLRAVRNDVALLKLAVPARLSAAVAPVCLPSTDTSFPAGSLCTVTGWGKTRYNAFDTPDKLQQATLPILSNADCEEFWGSKITDVMICAGASGISSCMGDSGGPLVCQKDGAWTLAGIVSWGSSRCSPFLPGVYARVTKFIPWILEVLEAN; from the exons ATGGCCCTTCTCTGGGTTGTCCTTGGCTTCTTCCTCTTTGGCAGCAGCTTCG GTTGCGGGGTCCCCGCCATCGACCCTGTGCTGAGTGGCCTCTCCAGAATTGTCAACGGGGAGGACGCCGTGCCCGGCTCCTGGCCCTGGCAGGTGTCCCTGCAG accAGCTCCGGCTTCCACTTCTGCGGGGGCTCCCTCATCAGTGAGGACTGGGTGGTCACCGCCGCCCACTGCAGGGTCAG GAAGGGTCACCTCGTGGTGGCCGGGGTATCCGACCAGGGCTCCGAGGAGGAGGCCGGCCAGGTGCTGAGGGTCGCCGAG GTCTTCGAACACCCGCAGTGGGACCTGCGCGCCGTGCGCAACGACGTGGCCCTGCTGAAGCTGGCGGTGCCCGCCCGCCTCTCCGCCGCCGTGGCCCCCGTCTGCCTGCCCAGCACCGACACCAGCTTCCCCGCGGGCTCCCTGTGCACCGTCACCGGCTGGGGCAAGACCCGGTACAATG CCTTCGATACCCCTGACAAGCTGCAGCAGGCCACCCTGCCCATCCTGTCTAACGCCGACTGCGAAGAGTTCTGGGGCAGCAAGATCACTGACGTGATGATCTGTGCGGGGGCCAGCGGCATCTCCTCCTGCATG GGTGACTCCGGCGGCCCCCTGGTCTGCCAGAAGGACGGAGCCTGGACCCTGGCAGGCATCGTGTCCTGGGGCAGCAGCCGGTGTAGCCCATTCTTACCTGGCGTATATGCCCGGGTCACCAAGTTCATTCCCTGGATTCTTGAAGTTCTGGAGGCCAACTGA